Proteins encoded within one genomic window of Amorphus orientalis:
- a CDS encoding Crp/Fnr family transcriptional regulator has translation MSPDDNPLRRKLSARAPLTAHEEQALFDLWVRTMTFGARRDIVREGESAGSCGLLLSGLACRYSMTSDGKRQITSFIVPGDIYDIQSFLLETMDHSIASISPCEIAIIPHDTLLAITKSSQRISLAIWKESLAEAAIFRQWIVNLGRRSAYHRIAHIMCEMFARHRMVGLTDGSRVAWPITQAELGDATGLSVVHVNRSLQALRAEGLITLSNGTLEIQDWARLSQVGQFDGRYL, from the coding sequence ATGTCACCGGACGACAATCCACTGCGCAGAAAACTGTCCGCCCGGGCGCCGTTGACGGCGCACGAGGAGCAGGCGCTCTTTGACCTTTGGGTCCGCACCATGACTTTCGGAGCCCGGCGCGACATTGTCCGCGAAGGGGAGAGCGCGGGCTCCTGCGGCCTGCTCCTGTCCGGCCTTGCCTGCCGCTATTCGATGACCTCGGACGGCAAGCGTCAGATCACCAGCTTCATCGTCCCCGGCGACATCTACGACATCCAGAGCTTCCTGCTGGAGACGATGGACCACTCGATCGCCAGCATCTCGCCCTGCGAAATCGCGATCATTCCTCACGACACGCTGTTGGCGATCACCAAGTCATCCCAGCGGATCAGCCTTGCGATCTGGAAGGAGTCCCTGGCGGAAGCGGCGATCTTCCGTCAGTGGATCGTCAATCTCGGCCGGCGCAGCGCCTATCACAGGATCGCGCACATCATGTGCGAGATGTTCGCGCGCCATCGCATGGTCGGCCTGACCGACGGGTCGCGTGTCGCCTGGCCGATCACCCAGGCGGAGCTGGGCGATGCAACCGGACTGTCGGTGGTGCACGTGAACCGGTCGCTGCAGGCGCTGCGCGCGGAGGGGCTGATCACCCTGTCGAACGGCACGCTCGAGATCCAGGATTGGGCGCGGCTGAGCCAGGTGGGCCAGTTCGACGGCCGTTATCTGTAG
- the dapE gene encoding succinyl-diaminopimelate desuccinylase, giving the protein MSTPSAETEDRLDVCDPVAVARALIACPSVTPEEGGALDLLERVLDRLGFSVTRLTFSEPGTAEVDNLVASLGTGAPHLLFAGHTDVVPPGDSRTWRHPPFSGEIDDGFLYGRGAVDMKGGVAAFVAAIARLKAADRLPVGTITLVITGDEEGPGINGTQKALAWCADKGFAFDGALVGEPTCVARLGDMAKIGRRGSLSGTIRVQGRQGHAAYPHRALNPMAAVAPIARTLAEDPLDEGTSDFQPSNLELVSIDTDNSAFNVIPGACEIRFNVRFNTIWSSDTLKAELLRRIEDATPDGISTQVEWERPSEPFVTESGALADAMSEAISQVVGARPELSTSGGTSDARYVRAYCPVVEFGLVGDTMHQIDERVPLADLEGLTEIYGRFTSLVLAGGGGAAGT; this is encoded by the coding sequence ATGAGCACCCCCTCCGCCGAAACCGAGGACCGCCTGGACGTCTGCGATCCGGTGGCGGTCGCGCGCGCCCTCATCGCCTGCCCGAGCGTTACTCCGGAGGAAGGCGGCGCGCTGGATCTGCTGGAACGCGTGCTGGACCGGCTGGGCTTCTCGGTCACGCGCCTGACGTTCAGCGAGCCGGGAACGGCGGAGGTCGACAATCTGGTCGCCAGTCTCGGCACCGGCGCTCCGCATCTGCTGTTCGCCGGCCACACCGACGTGGTTCCCCCCGGCGACAGCCGGACCTGGCGCCATCCGCCGTTTTCCGGAGAGATCGACGACGGCTTTCTTTATGGCCGCGGTGCCGTCGACATGAAGGGCGGTGTGGCCGCCTTCGTCGCCGCGATTGCACGGCTCAAGGCGGCGGACCGGCTTCCCGTGGGAACGATCACCCTCGTGATCACCGGAGACGAGGAAGGCCCGGGTATCAACGGCACCCAGAAGGCGCTCGCCTGGTGCGCCGACAAGGGCTTCGCCTTCGATGGCGCGCTCGTGGGCGAACCCACCTGCGTCGCCCGGCTGGGCGACATGGCCAAGATCGGCCGCCGCGGGTCGCTGTCCGGCACGATCCGGGTCCAGGGGCGTCAGGGCCATGCGGCCTATCCCCACCGGGCCCTCAATCCGATGGCCGCCGTCGCGCCGATCGCCCGGACCCTCGCCGAGGATCCGCTCGACGAGGGAACGTCCGACTTCCAGCCGTCCAACCTCGAGCTGGTTTCCATCGACACCGACAACAGTGCGTTCAATGTCATTCCCGGCGCCTGCGAGATCCGTTTCAACGTGCGCTTCAACACGATTTGGTCCTCGGACACGCTGAAGGCGGAGCTGCTGCGCCGGATCGAGGATGCCACGCCGGACGGGATCTCGACCCAGGTGGAGTGGGAGCGGCCGTCCGAACCCTTCGTCACCGAAAGCGGTGCCCTCGCCGATGCCATGAGCGAGGCGATCAGCCAGGTAGTCGGCGCGCGGCCGGAGCTCTCCACGTCCGGCGGCACGTCCGATGCCCGCTATGTGCGCGCCTACTGCCCCGTGGTCGAGTTCGGCCTCGTCGGCGACACGATGCATCAGATCGACGAGCGGGTTCCTCTCGCCGACCTTGAGGGGCTCACGGAGATCTACGGGCGCTTCACGTCCCTGGTTCTGGCCGGGGGCGGCGGCGCGGCCGGCACATGA
- a CDS encoding cytochrome b — MSGHSTYQPQGKFAKWLDSRLPILTLMNAQAIDFPTPRNLNYFWTFGAILMMMLVVQILTGVVLAMHYVADTQLAFASVEKIMRDVNFGWLLRYMHANGASMFFIAVYIHIFRGLYYGSYKAPREILWMLGVVIFLLMMATAFMGYVLPWGQMSFWGATVITNLFSAIPLVGESIVQWLWGGFSVANPTLNRFFALHYLLPFMILGVVILHIWALHVPGNNNPTGVSVKSGQDTVPFHPYITVKDMFAMVVFCIFFAWFLFYIPNYLGHADNYIEANPLVTPAHIVPEWYFLPFYAILRAVPSKLGGVIAMFGAIAILFVLPWLDTSKVRSGAFRPMFRPFFWVFVLVCILLGWLGAQPAEGIYVILARIGMAYYFAYFIIILPLLGMVERTTPLPASISESVLGKQGGGSAHPAGSTAAPADKG; from the coding sequence ATGTCCGGACACTCGACCTATCAGCCTCAGGGAAAGTTCGCGAAGTGGCTCGACTCGCGGCTCCCCATCCTCACCTTGATGAATGCGCAGGCGATCGACTTCCCGACGCCGCGCAATCTCAACTATTTCTGGACCTTCGGCGCCATCCTGATGATGATGCTGGTGGTGCAGATCCTCACCGGCGTCGTGCTGGCGATGCACTATGTCGCAGACACGCAGCTCGCGTTCGCATCGGTCGAGAAGATCATGCGCGACGTGAACTTCGGCTGGCTGCTGCGCTACATGCACGCCAACGGCGCATCGATGTTCTTCATCGCCGTCTACATCCACATTTTCCGCGGCCTCTACTACGGCTCCTACAAGGCGCCCCGCGAGATCCTCTGGATGCTCGGCGTGGTCATCTTCCTTCTGATGATGGCGACCGCCTTCATGGGCTACGTGCTGCCCTGGGGCCAGATGTCCTTCTGGGGCGCGACGGTGATCACCAACCTGTTCTCGGCGATCCCGCTGGTGGGTGAATCGATCGTGCAGTGGCTGTGGGGCGGGTTCTCCGTCGCCAACCCGACGCTGAACCGGTTCTTCGCCCTCCACTACCTGCTGCCCTTCATGATCCTCGGCGTCGTGATCCTCCACATCTGGGCGCTGCACGTCCCGGGCAACAACAATCCGACCGGCGTGTCCGTGAAGTCGGGGCAGGACACGGTTCCGTTCCACCCCTACATCACCGTCAAGGACATGTTCGCGATGGTGGTGTTCTGCATCTTCTTCGCGTGGTTCCTGTTCTACATCCCGAACTATCTGGGTCACGCGGACAACTACATCGAGGCCAACCCGCTGGTGACCCCGGCGCACATCGTTCCGGAATGGTACTTCCTGCCGTTCTACGCGATCCTGCGCGCCGTGCCGTCCAAGCTCGGCGGCGTGATCGCCATGTTCGGCGCGATCGCCATCCTGTTCGTGCTGCCCTGGCTCGACACCTCCAAGGTCCGGTCCGGCGCCTTCCGGCCGATGTTCCGTCCGTTCTTCTGGGTCTTCGTTCTCGTGTGCATCCTGCTGGGCTGGCTCGGTGCCCAGCCGGCCGAGGGCATCTACGTGATCCTGGCCCGGATCGGAATGGCCTACTACTTCGCCTACTTCATCATCATCCTGCCCTTGCTCGGGATGGTGGAGCGGACCACGCCGCTGCCTGCCTCGATCTCCGAATCGGTCCTGGGCAAGCAGGGTGGCGGCAGTGCCCACCCCGCCGGCTCGACGGCGGCGCCTGCGGACAAAGGGTGA
- a CDS encoding tRNA (cytidine(34)-2'-O)-methyltransferase: MPIRVALYQPDIPQNTGTILRTAACLGFVVDLIEPAGFSLTDRALTRAGLDYIERAGLVRHASWDQFVAARHDVGGRLLLLTTRAETRHVDFGFRDGDTLLFGRESAGAPEAVHAAADHRLRIPMVDGVRSLNLAVAVGLVAGEALRQTGGFAPA; the protein is encoded by the coding sequence ATGCCGATCCGCGTCGCGCTCTACCAGCCCGATATTCCCCAGAACACCGGCACCATCCTCCGGACCGCGGCGTGCCTCGGCTTTGTGGTCGACCTGATCGAGCCCGCCGGCTTCTCGCTCACGGACCGGGCCCTCACCCGGGCCGGGCTCGACTACATCGAGCGGGCCGGGCTCGTGCGTCATGCCTCCTGGGACCAATTTGTCGCAGCGCGTCACGATGTCGGAGGCCGACTGCTGCTGCTCACCACCCGCGCCGAGACCCGGCACGTCGATTTCGGGTTCCGGGACGGCGACACGCTTCTGTTCGGTCGGGAATCGGCGGGCGCGCCGGAAGCGGTGCACGCGGCGGCCGACCACCGGCTCCGGATCCCGATGGTCGACGGCGTTCGGTCGTTGAACCTTGCAGTCGCGGTGGGGCTCGTCGCCGGCGAGGCGCTCCGCCAGACCGGCGGCTTCGCCCCGGCCTGA
- a CDS encoding chloramphenicol phosphotransferase CPT family protein: protein MKSASAGWPQLILVNGPSSAGKSTLCRALQSAIEHPYLVVGFDDFIFMSAPRYYLGADTGRQEERDRFTALGVEMVTTSPPGAPLSVSARFGPVFRNLIDGMAPAVRALVDAGNSVIFDHVLHDREMYESFRAATAGLEVFTVGVTCPLPVLEAREQARGDRVLGRARGLNDVVHGFCAYDVTVDTAALSPDACVAQILRALPAAAA, encoded by the coding sequence GTGAAGAGCGCAAGCGCGGGCTGGCCGCAGCTCATCCTGGTGAACGGCCCGTCCAGCGCCGGCAAGTCGACGCTCTGCCGGGCGCTTCAGAGTGCCATCGAGCATCCCTACCTGGTGGTCGGCTTCGACGACTTCATCTTCATGTCCGCACCGCGCTACTATCTCGGCGCCGATACCGGCCGGCAGGAGGAGCGCGACCGGTTCACCGCGCTCGGGGTCGAAATGGTCACGACCTCGCCGCCCGGCGCGCCGCTGTCCGTGAGCGCCCGCTTCGGCCCGGTGTTCCGCAACCTGATCGACGGCATGGCACCGGCGGTCCGGGCCCTGGTCGACGCCGGGAATTCCGTCATCTTCGACCATGTCCTGCACGACCGGGAGATGTACGAGAGCTTCCGCGCCGCCACCGCGGGGCTTGAGGTGTTCACGGTGGGCGTCACCTGTCCTCTGCCGGTGCTGGAAGCCCGCGAGCAGGCGCGCGGCGACCGCGTGCTCGGCCGCGCCCGCGGGCTCAACGACGTGGTCCATGGCTTCTGTGCCTACGACGTGACGGTGGACACGGCCGCGCTCTCGCCCGACGCCTGTGTCGCGCAGATCCTGCGGGCGCTGCCGGCCGCGGCCGCCTGA
- a CDS encoding ABC transporter ATP-binding protein translates to MFSRFESLVDPLAPGPEGQPPAQLGAFVWHFVRQSWKVIAVLLVVAGVVALIEVSLFDFIGRIVDMLADTPPGDLFAVHGTTLLWMGLVAVVVRPLAATLHLMLVHQAVEPGLTNLVRWQTHRYVLRQSLSFFQNDFAGRLANRIIQTGPSLREAVVSLIDAIWYVTVYTGSALFLFAQADVWLTVPLLFWIAAYVGVLGYFVPRVKRQATIMSEARSMLTGRVVDSYTNIMTVKLFAHAEREDAYAREAVVDHTAKFRRAMRYVTGMNIALVIINGLLIAGTLGIALWLWHGGAVTIGAIALAAGLVMRINAMSGWIMWVTTGIFENLGTVTEGMGSIARPYSVVDRADSKRLAVPEGEIRYEGVSFHYGQDRGVIDRLDLTVAPGERVGLVGRSGAGKSTLVNLLLRFHDVEAGRILVDGQDIAAVSQESLRAAIGMVTQDTSLLHRSVRDNVRYGRPDADDAAIWAALRQAHADGFVPDLVDLSGRTGLDAHVGERGVKLSGGQRQRIAIARVLLKNAPILILDEATSALDSEIESAIQEDLESLMQDKTVIAIAHRLSTIARMDRLVVMDAGRIVETGTHAELIARNGIYARLWARQSGGFLGEIEQDPAQVLGP, encoded by the coding sequence ATGTTCTCCCGTTTCGAGTCCCTCGTCGACCCCCTTGCCCCCGGGCCGGAAGGCCAGCCGCCCGCCCAGCTGGGTGCGTTCGTCTGGCATTTCGTGCGCCAGTCGTGGAAGGTCATCGCCGTCCTTCTGGTGGTCGCCGGCGTGGTCGCTCTGATCGAGGTCAGCCTGTTCGACTTCATCGGCCGTATCGTCGACATGCTGGCCGACACTCCGCCGGGTGACCTGTTTGCGGTCCACGGCACCACGCTCCTGTGGATGGGGCTGGTGGCCGTCGTGGTGCGCCCGCTCGCGGCGACGCTTCACCTGATGCTGGTCCACCAGGCGGTCGAGCCCGGACTGACCAATCTCGTCCGCTGGCAGACCCACCGCTACGTCCTGCGCCAGAGCCTGTCCTTCTTCCAGAACGACTTTGCGGGCCGGCTCGCCAACCGGATCATCCAGACCGGCCCGTCGCTCCGCGAAGCCGTCGTCAGCCTGATCGACGCGATCTGGTACGTGACGGTCTATACCGGCAGCGCGCTTTTCCTGTTCGCCCAGGCCGACGTCTGGCTGACGGTGCCGCTCCTTTTCTGGATCGCGGCCTATGTCGGCGTGCTCGGCTACTTCGTCCCCCGAGTGAAGCGGCAGGCCACTATCATGTCGGAGGCCCGCTCCATGCTGACCGGCCGGGTCGTCGACAGCTACACCAACATCATGACGGTGAAGCTCTTCGCCCATGCCGAGCGCGAGGATGCCTACGCCCGGGAAGCGGTCGTCGACCACACCGCCAAGTTCCGGCGGGCGATGCGCTACGTGACCGGCATGAACATCGCTCTGGTGATCATCAACGGGCTGCTCATCGCCGGCACGCTGGGCATCGCGCTGTGGCTCTGGCACGGCGGCGCGGTCACCATCGGTGCGATCGCACTGGCCGCCGGACTGGTCATGCGGATCAATGCCATGTCCGGCTGGATCATGTGGGTGACCACCGGGATCTTCGAGAACCTGGGCACGGTGACCGAAGGCATGGGCTCGATCGCCCGGCCCTACTCGGTCGTCGACCGGGCGGACAGCAAGCGCCTGGCGGTGCCCGAGGGCGAGATCCGCTACGAGGGCGTGTCGTTCCATTACGGCCAGGACCGCGGCGTGATCGACCGGCTGGACCTCACGGTCGCTCCCGGCGAACGGGTCGGCCTGGTCGGGCGCTCCGGCGCGGGCAAGTCCACGCTGGTGAACCTGCTGCTGCGTTTCCACGACGTCGAAGCCGGACGGATCCTCGTCGACGGCCAGGACATCGCGGCCGTTTCCCAGGAGAGCCTGCGGGCGGCGATCGGCATGGTGACCCAGGACACCTCGCTCCTGCATCGCTCGGTGCGCGACAATGTCCGCTATGGCCGTCCGGACGCCGACGACGCCGCGATCTGGGCGGCGTTGCGCCAGGCCCACGCCGACGGGTTCGTGCCGGATCTGGTCGACCTCAGCGGCCGCACCGGGCTGGACGCCCATGTCGGAGAGCGCGGCGTCAAGCTCTCCGGCGGCCAGCGCCAGCGCATCGCGATCGCGCGCGTGCTTCTGAAGAACGCGCCGATCCTGATCCTGGACGAGGCGACATCCGCGCTCGATTCGGAGATCGAGTCGGCGATCCAGGAGGATCTGGAGTCCCTGATGCAGGACAAGACGGTGATCGCGATCGCTCACCGGCTGTCCACCATCGCGCGCATGGACCGGCTTGTCGTGATGGATGCCGGGCGCATCGTGGAGACCGGCACCCACGCCGAGCTGATCGCCAGGAACGGCATCTATGCACGGCTCTGGGCGCGCCAATCCGGCGGGTTCCTGGGGGAGATCGAGCAGGACCCTGCCCAGGTCCTGGGCCCGTAA
- a CDS encoding cytochrome c1, translating to MSLRSAAFLAAGLLGAVLTAPTAMAAGEAPHIPKERWSFSGPFGQYDPAQLQRGFKIYQQSCSACHSLQYVAIRTLGAATGPDFPEAAVREIAAGYQVEDGPNDDGEMFMRPARPSDHFPPPFPNEETARLANGGAYPPDLSLIAKARAAHAGFPWFVFDAFTQYQEAGPDYVHALLTHYEEAPEDVELAPGMYYNTAFLAGNQIAMPPPLSDGQIEYTDGTPETVDQYARDVAAFLMWTAEPKLEERKQIGFRVMLFLVVFAALLYFTKRKIWSNVAH from the coding sequence ATGAGTCTCCGGTCCGCCGCATTCCTCGCCGCCGGCCTTCTCGGTGCGGTCCTCACCGCACCGACGGCCATGGCCGCCGGAGAGGCACCGCACATCCCGAAGGAGCGCTGGTCGTTCTCCGGTCCCTTCGGACAGTACGATCCGGCCCAGCTCCAGCGCGGCTTCAAGATCTACCAGCAGTCGTGCTCGGCCTGCCATTCGCTGCAGTACGTGGCCATCCGCACCCTCGGCGCGGCGACCGGCCCCGACTTCCCGGAGGCGGCCGTCCGGGAGATTGCCGCCGGCTATCAGGTCGAGGACGGCCCGAACGACGACGGCGAGATGTTCATGCGGCCCGCCCGGCCGTCCGACCACTTCCCGCCGCCGTTTCCCAACGAGGAAACGGCCCGGCTCGCCAATGGCGGCGCCTATCCGCCCGACCTGTCTCTGATCGCGAAGGCGCGTGCGGCCCATGCCGGCTTCCCGTGGTTCGTGTTCGACGCCTTCACCCAGTATCAGGAGGCCGGTCCGGACTACGTCCACGCCCTTCTGACCCACTACGAAGAGGCGCCGGAAGACGTCGAGCTGGCACCGGGCATGTACTACAACACGGCCTTCCTCGCCGGTAACCAGATCGCCATGCCGCCGCCGCTGTCGGACGGGCAGATCGAGTACACCGACGGCACGCCGGAGACCGTCGACCAGTACGCGCGCGACGTCGCAGCATTCCTGATGTGGACTGCCGAGCCGAAGCTGGAAGAGCGCAAGCAGATCGGCTTCCGGGTGATGCTGTTCCTGGTGGTCTTCGCCGCCCTGCTCTACTTCACCAAACGCAAGATCTGGAGCAACGTCGCCCACTGA
- a CDS encoding TRAP transporter small permease, whose protein sequence is MYPLTTPDLLSNFMRLFSSVFDKVITALAYLAGAIFSAIALAIAVNVVLRAADAPQVRGLVDLIEAGMVAATFLAAPWVLNRNAHVTVDILSSQLPLESRRVLARAVALLGMALCAVFFWSALQAVLISYDRGSMVRGILVYPEWWPLMAPTISAALLSLEFARRAVSGTTAAERQASGL, encoded by the coding sequence GTGTACCCCCTCACAACCCCTGACCTTCTGTCCAACTTCATGCGACTGTTTTCGAGCGTCTTCGACAAGGTGATCACCGCGCTCGCCTATCTGGCGGGCGCGATCTTTTCGGCGATCGCGCTGGCGATCGCGGTGAACGTCGTCCTGCGCGCCGCCGACGCGCCCCAGGTCCGCGGCCTCGTCGACCTGATCGAGGCGGGTATGGTCGCGGCGACCTTCCTGGCGGCGCCCTGGGTTCTGAACCGGAACGCCCACGTCACCGTCGACATTCTGTCCTCCCAGTTGCCCCTGGAGAGCCGCCGCGTGCTTGCGCGGGCGGTGGCCCTTCTGGGCATGGCGCTCTGCGCCGTCTTCTTCTGGAGCGCGCTGCAGGCGGTGCTGATCAGCTACGACCGCGGCTCGATGGTGCGGGGCATTCTCGTCTATCCGGAATGGTGGCCCCTGATGGCGCCGACGATTTCGGCCGCGCTCCTGTCGCTGGAGTTCGCACGGCGCGCCGTCAGCGGAACAACCGCGGCCGAGCGGCAGGCAAGCGGGCTCTAG
- the petA gene encoding ubiquinol-cytochrome c reductase iron-sulfur subunit → MDSSEPNRRDFLYLATGAFGAVGVAAVAWPFIDQMNPDAAALALATTEVNVSSMSPGQSITVSWRGKPVFVRYRTEEEVNAAKETPLSDLKDPVARNENLQGDAPATDENRGAPDKEAWLIMVGICTHLGCVPIGEAGSFNGWFCPCHGSVYDTAGRIRSGPAPTNLPIPTYQFTADTVIRIG, encoded by the coding sequence ATGGATTCGTCGGAGCCGAACCGCCGCGACTTTCTTTATCTGGCCACCGGAGCGTTTGGCGCGGTGGGCGTTGCCGCGGTTGCCTGGCCCTTCATCGATCAAATGAACCCGGACGCTGCCGCGCTCGCGCTGGCGACGACGGAAGTCAACGTGTCCTCGATGTCGCCCGGCCAATCGATCACGGTCAGCTGGCGCGGCAAGCCCGTTTTCGTGCGCTATCGCACCGAGGAAGAGGTCAATGCGGCGAAGGAAACGCCGCTGTCCGACCTCAAGGATCCGGTTGCGCGCAATGAGAACCTGCAGGGCGATGCTCCGGCAACGGACGAGAACCGCGGCGCTCCCGACAAGGAAGCCTGGCTGATCATGGTGGGCATCTGCACCCATCTGGGCTGCGTACCGATCGGCGAAGCAGGTTCGTTCAACGGCTGGTTCTGCCCCTGTCACGGCTCGGTCTACGACACCGCTGGCCGTATTCGCAGCGGTCCGGCCCCGACCAACCTGCCGATCCCGACCTACCAATTCACCGCCGACACCGTGATTCGGATCGGTTGA
- the dctP gene encoding TRAP transporter substrate-binding protein DctP, whose product MKRVLVCAALMAGTALSAHAEEVTLRGASAFASGTTFDRPFQAFVEWINENGEGVLQINVVGGPEAVPPFEVGNAVSSGVIDIANVTAAFYTNLLPEGDALKLATNTIQDQRENGCYELVDQLHQEAMNVKYLGRTGDGIPFHLYLTKPIDSADLSGLTIRTTPVYQAMFESLGGNLVRTAPGEVYTALERGTIDGYGWPAQGVLDLGWDEQTKYRVDPGFYQVDVDLIMNLDTWNELGEEQKYLLQRGIKWIETRNAENEQINAEEREKQAQAGIETITLEGEEREKWLTAAQEEGWAAIEKIDAENAEKLRACLTD is encoded by the coding sequence ATGAAGCGGGTATTGGTTTGTGCGGCCCTCATGGCCGGCACCGCGCTCTCGGCCCATGCCGAGGAAGTGACGCTGCGCGGCGCGAGCGCGTTCGCCTCGGGCACCACGTTCGACCGGCCCTTCCAGGCGTTCGTCGAGTGGATCAACGAGAACGGCGAAGGCGTCCTGCAGATCAACGTGGTCGGCGGCCCCGAAGCCGTTCCGCCATTCGAGGTGGGCAATGCCGTGTCCTCGGGTGTCATCGACATCGCCAACGTGACCGCCGCGTTCTACACCAATCTCCTGCCGGAGGGCGACGCGCTCAAGCTGGCCACGAACACCATCCAGGACCAGCGCGAGAACGGCTGCTACGAGTTGGTCGACCAGCTTCATCAGGAAGCGATGAACGTCAAATATCTCGGCCGGACCGGCGACGGCATCCCGTTCCATCTCTACCTGACCAAGCCGATCGACTCCGCCGATCTGAGCGGCCTCACGATCCGCACCACACCGGTCTATCAGGCGATGTTCGAATCGCTCGGCGGCAATCTGGTCCGCACGGCGCCGGGCGAGGTCTATACCGCGCTCGAGCGCGGCACGATCGATGGCTACGGCTGGCCGGCCCAGGGCGTGCTCGATCTCGGCTGGGATGAGCAGACCAAATACCGCGTCGATCCGGGCTTCTATCAGGTCGATGTGGACCTGATCATGAACCTCGACACCTGGAACGAACTCGGCGAGGAGCAGAAGTACCTGCTCCAGCGCGGCATCAAGTGGATCGAAACCCGGAATGCCGAAAACGAGCAGATCAACGCCGAGGAGCGCGAGAAGCAGGCTCAGGCTGGTATCGAGACCATCACCCTGGAAGGCGAAGAGCGCGAAAAGTGGCTGACCGCCGCCCAGGAAGAGGGTTGGGCCGCCATCGAGAAGATTGATGCGGAAAACGCGGAGAAGCTGCGCGCCTGCCTCACCGACTAG
- a CDS encoding TRAP transporter large permease, which yields MDWSTTLVLMLGSLVALLAIGLPVAFAFIAVNIAGAYFILGGENGLVQMARNATQSVSTFSLAPIPLFILMGEILFQTRVAHRAIDAIERVVTRVPGRLSVVTVFGGTIFAALSGSTIANTAMLGSTLLPSMLKRGYHPTLAMGPIMASGAIAMLIPPSALAVLLGSLAGISIAGLLVAGILPAIILSALAVLFIVGLATLRPNLAPRDDAPSMGLRERWTPFAIYVLPLSGIFIVVIGSLLTGLATPTESAALGCIAAIVAGLAYRSMSAGALVTAVMETVKLSVMILFIIAASQTFSQILSFSGATGGLIRMIEGLDLSALYILIGMILILLFLGCFVDQISMLMVTIPVFIPLARSVGIDELVLGVVYLLTMEIALLTPPFGLLLFVMQGVSPPEIRMRQIYAAVTPFLIIKLIVLALVVAIPALGTWLPGQLGR from the coding sequence ATGGATTGGTCCACCACACTCGTTCTGATGCTGGGCAGCCTCGTCGCGCTGCTGGCCATCGGACTGCCGGTCGCCTTCGCCTTCATCGCGGTGAACATTGCCGGCGCCTATTTCATCCTCGGCGGCGAGAACGGTCTGGTCCAGATGGCGCGCAACGCGACCCAGTCCGTCTCGACCTTCTCGCTCGCGCCCATCCCGCTCTTCATCCTGATGGGGGAGATCCTGTTCCAGACCAGGGTCGCCCACCGGGCGATTGACGCCATCGAACGGGTCGTCACGCGCGTGCCCGGCCGGCTTTCGGTGGTCACCGTCTTCGGCGGCACCATCTTCGCCGCGCTCTCCGGCTCCACGATCGCCAACACCGCGATGCTGGGCTCGACGCTGCTGCCGTCGATGCTCAAGCGCGGCTACCATCCGACGCTGGCGATGGGGCCGATCATGGCGTCGGGCGCTATCGCGATGCTGATCCCGCCGTCGGCGCTCGCGGTGCTGCTCGGTTCCCTCGCCGGCATCTCCATCGCAGGCCTTCTGGTGGCCGGCATCCTGCCCGCCATCATCCTGTCCGCCCTGGCCGTCCTGTTCATCGTCGGCCTGGCGACCCTGCGACCGAACCTCGCGCCGCGGGACGATGCCCCGTCCATGGGCCTGCGCGAACGCTGGACGCCGTTCGCCATCTACGTCCTGCCGCTCTCCGGCATCTTCATCGTCGTCATCGGCAGCCTCCTGACCGGTCTCGCCACCCCGACCGAGTCCGCCGCACTCGGCTGCATCGCCGCGATCGTCGCCGGACTGGCCTACCGCTCCATGAGCGCCGGCGCCCTCGTCACCGCCGTGATGGAGACCGTCAAGCTGTCCGTGATGATCCTGTTCATCATCGCGGCCAGCCAGACCTTCAGCCAGATCCTGTCTTTCTCCGGCGCCACGGGCGGCCTGATCCGGATGATCGAAGGGCTGGACCTCTCCGCCCTTTACATCCTGATCGGGATGATCCTGATCCTTCTGTTCCTGGGCTGTTTCGTCGACCAGATCAGCATGCTGATGGTGACGATCCCGGTCTTCATCCCGCTTGCCCGCTCCGTCGGCATCGACGAGCTGGTGCTCGGCGTCGTCTATCTGCTGACCATGGAGATCGCGCTTCTGACGCCGCCGTTCGGGCTGCTCCTGTTCGTCATGCAAGGCGTCTCGCCGCCGGAAATCCGCATGCGCCAGATCTACGCCGCGGTGACGCCGTTCCTGATCATCAAGCTGATCGTGCTGGCGCTGGTCGTCGCGATCCCGGCGCTCGGCACCTGGCTGCCCGGCCAGCTCGGGCGGTGA